From Phragmites australis chromosome 5, lpPhrAust1.1, whole genome shotgun sequence, a single genomic window includes:
- the LOC133919450 gene encoding anaphase-promoting complex subunit 8-like produces the protein MASAKETYRAELRAAARQLGERCLYSAAKWAAELLVGVEPDAAPALSAVMDSPSSSAASGRRLLHLHRSGGSSFRHRPRPGGGSSEAGTPLGSVSYVSTPILDDDAFDAGGDKYLLAKTYFDCREYRRAAHVLQKQVGRKAVFLRCYALYMAGEKRKEEEMIELEGSLGKSNAVNQELVALERELSTHRRAGSIDSFGLYLYGIVLRDKGCEGLARTILVESVNSYPWNWSAWSELQSLCTRSDILNNLNLKNHWMKDFFLASAYLELKMHEEALKRYERLMGVFRCSGYIQAQIATVQYNMRDLDEAEMIFEELLRTDPFRVDSMDIYSNLLYAKETLTALSFLAHRVFLTDKYRAESCCIIANYYSLKGQHEKSVVYFQRALKLNRKYLSAWTLMGHEFVELKNTPAAIDAYRRAVDINPRDYRAWYGLGQIYEMMGMPFYALYYFRKSSYLQPNDARLWIAMAQCYESDPLQMIEEAIKCYERAANSNDNEGIALRQLAKLHGMLGQSEEAAFYYKKDLERMEVEERQGQNIVEALLFLAKHYKSIGRFEEAEHYCTRLLDYTGPEKETAKNMLQGLKRAQSGFPSMDIDHFAL, from the exons ATGGCTTCCGCCAAGGAAACTTACCGCGCCGagctccgcgccgccgcccgccaacTCGGCGAGCGCTGCCTCTATTCCGCAGCTAAATG GGCGGCTGAGCTGCTCGTCGGCGTCGAGCCAGACGCGGCCCCGGCCCTGTCGGCCGTGATGGACTCCCCTTCCTCGTCCGCGGCCTCCGGCAGGCGGCTGCTGCACCTGCACCGCAGCGGGGGGTCCAGCTTCCGCCACCGCCCCCGCCCCGGTGGAGGCAGTTCCGAGGCCGGGACCCCGCTCGGCAGCGTGTCGTACGTTAGCACGCCCATCCTGGACGACGACGCGTTCGATGCGGGGGGCGACAAGTACCTGCTTGCCAAGACCTACTTCGACTGCCGCGagtaccgccgcgccgcgcACGTGTTGCAAAAGCAGGTCGGGCGTAAGGCCGTGTTCCTGCGATGCTACGCGCTCTACATG GCCGGAGAGAAGCGGAAAGAGGAGGAGATGATAGAGCTTGAAGGATCTCTGGGCAAGAGTAATGCTGTTAATCAGGAACTAGTTGCATTGGAGAGAGAGCTCTCAACACATCGGAGAGCTGGCTCCATTGACTCATTTGGACTGTATTTGTATGGCATCGTTCTGCGTGATAAAGGATGTGAAGGTCTAGCTAGAACGATTTTGGTAGAATCTGTCAACAGCTACCCTTGGAACTGGAGTGCTTGGTCAGAGTTACAATCTTTATGCACTAGAAGTGACATTCTGAACAATTTAAATCTCAAGAATCACTGGATGAAAGACTTTTTCCTTGCTAGTGCATATCTGGAACTAAAGATGCATGAAGAAGCTCTGAAAAGATATGAACGCTTGATGGGGGTCTTTCGCTGCAGTGGCTACATTCAAGCTCAAATAGCAACAGTGCAGTATAATATGAGGGACCTAGATGAAGCTGAAATGATTTTCGAAGAACTACTCAGGACAGATCCTTTTCGTGTGGATTCCATGGATATTTACTCAAATTTACTATATGCAAAAGAAACCTTGACTGCTTTGAGTTTCCTTGCGCACAGGGTATTTTTGACAGATAAATACCGCGCGGAATCGTGCTGCATAATTGCAAATTACTACAGTCTGAAGGGACAGCATGAGAAATCAGTTGTGTACTTTCAAAGGGCACTAAAGCTTAACCGAAAGTACCTCTCAGCTTGGACTCTTATGGGACATGAGTTTGTTGAACTGAAAAATACCCCTGCTGCAATTGATGCTTACAGAAGAGCTGTTGATATTAATCCTAGAGATTACCGTGCTTGGTATGGTCTTGGTCAGATCTATGAGATGATGGGAATGCCATTTTACGCACTTTATTACTTCCGGAAATCATCTTACTTGCAACCTAATGATGCTCGTCTTTGGATTGCCATGGCTCAGTGCTACGAAAGTGATCCACTTCAAATGATCGAAGAAGCCATCAAGTGCTATGAGAGGGCTGCAAATAGCAATGACAATGAAGGAATAGCACTTCGCCAACTAGCAAAGTTACATGGCATGCTGGGGCAATCCGAGGAAGCTGCATTTTACTATAAGAAGGATTTAGAGAGAATGGAGGTTGAGGAAAGGCAAGGCCAGAATATTGTTGAAGCTCTGCTTTTCCTTGCTAAACATTACAAGAGCATAGGCAGGTTCGAGGAAGCAGAGCATTATTGTACAAGGCTCTTGGATTACACTGGTCCA GAGAAGGAGACTGCTAAAAATATGTTACAAGGGCTAAAAAGAGCACAGTCGGGGTTTCCATCAATGGATATTGATCACTTTGCACTGTAA
- the LOC133917627 gene encoding uncharacterized protein LOC133917627 has protein sequence MAGVTPSPTQTTSHVSARARTIPPGLVSVSVTVLLAAAVGLLALVPSLAQAVWEVPRLFLLGLVISYGVFAQRNGGVDKAGGGGGDGDGNATKDGSLAWNARYHPDDALVMVADHNAAPGDDGQERARERPLSLPVRRLKPASQESETGDANDGVSEETDSSASSSGFWGARAAPSPPSVLDVDLGLSPCSQPQSPPFFAHSTTKSRGFSGYHLSVPRDLSEDGEVTDWDEEADGLDEMTTLSSERSFRGDFTACVNDHNDGDRYDDDTSFDEELLKLATKAAPEGEEEVDRKADEFIAKFREQIRLQRV, from the coding sequence ATGGCCGGCGTAACCCCGAGCCCCACGCAAACAACCAGCCACGTCTCCGCGAGAGCGAGGACAATTCCTCCCGGCCTCGTGTCCGTGTCCGTGACCGtgctgctcgccgccgccgttggcCTCCTCGCCCTGGTGCCTTCGCTGGCCCAGGCGGTGTGGGAGGTGCCtcgcctcttcctcctcggcctTGTCATCTCCTACGGCGTCTTCGCCCAGAGGAACGGCGGCGTCGACaaagccggcggcggcggcggcgacggcgacggcaatGCCACCAAGGACGGCTCCCTGGCGTGGAACGCGCGGTACCACCCCGACGACGCCCTCGTCATGGTTGCAGATCACAACGCGGCGCCAGGTGACGACGGCCAGGAACGCGCAAGGGAGAGGCCGCTCTCCTTGCCGGTGCGGAGGCTGAAGCCTGCGTCGCAAGAGTCCGAAACCGGCGATGCCAATGATGGCGTTTCTGAAGAGACGGACAGCTCCGCGTCATCGTCAGGGTTCTGGGGCGCGCGCGCCGCACCTTCGCCGCCCTCTGTTCTTGACGTCGACCTGGGCCTTTCTCCGTGCTCACAGCCACAGTCACCGCCGTTCTTTGCCCACAGCACCACCAAGTCGAGGGGCTTCTCGGGTTACCATCTTTCGGTGCCCCGCGACCTAAGCGAAGACGGCGAGGTCACCGACTGGGATGAGGAGGCTGATGGGTTGGATGAGATGACGACCCTGTCGTCAGAAAGGTCGTTCCGTGGCGACTTCACTGCTTGCGTCAATGATCACAACGACGGTGACCGCTACGACGACGACACTTCTTTTGATGAAGAGCTTTTGAAGCTGGCGACGAAGGCGGcgccggagggggaggaggaggtggacagGAAGGCCGACGAGTTCATCGCGAAGTTCAGGGAGCAGATCAGGCTGCAGAGAGTTTAG